The region GGTCGCCAGAGAGGTTGCCATTGAGCCTGGCCCTAATGCAGCTTACGGCGTTATCCGCAGCAGAGATGCCGAGAGTGGCGAGGTTACTGGCTGAGCGCACTCACACAGAGGCGGTGCCAAGGCCAGAAGTCATAATAGAGTTAATCACGACGATTGTGCTGTATAAGTTCACGGAGCTGAGTCGGGAGGAGGTGTTGCGGATGCTGGGGTTTACCACTGAGGAACTGAAGCGGACACGGTTTTATCGGGAGGTGTATGCGGAGGCACGGGAGGAAGGATTACACGAAGGATTGCAACAGGGACTGCAACAAGGACTGGAGCAGGGATTACAGCAGGGAGAAGCACTTGTGATTTTGCGCCAGTTAAGGCGGCGATTTGGGAGTGTGCCTAGTGAGCTGGAGGAGCAAATCTGGCGGCTCTCTGTTTCACAGATTGAGGCTTTGGCGGAGGCGCTGCTTGACTTCAGGGAGCTGGAGGAAGTGGCAGCATGGCTAGAGCA is a window of Thermosynechococcus vestitus BP-1 DNA encoding:
- a CDS encoding Rpn family recombination-promoting nuclease/putative transposase; its protein translation is MRRDSLFYQLFAQLPQTLFDLLGIDTPEGYRFDSVELKQTAFRIDGVFVPPDPAGTVYFCEVQFQRDNTFYERFFAEIFLYLRLYRSTFADWQAVVIYPNRQTEQESFAPYDLLVHSPRLRRVYLNELGSPERLPLSLALMQLTALSAAEMPRVARLLAERTHTEAVPRPEVIIELITTIVLYKFTELSREEVLRMLGFTTEELKRTRFYREVYAEAREEGLHEGLQQGLQQGLEQGLQQGEALVILRQLRRRFGSVPSELEEQIWRLSVSQIEALAEALLDFRELEEVAAWLEQTS